Proteins from a single region of Nocardioides anomalus:
- a CDS encoding MarR family winged helix-turn-helix transcriptional regulator, with translation MAGPGQGPGQRAGLTAEQEAAWFAYMRVVLRLDYELNHQLSRDHDLSLADFDVLNALADSPDGRLQVSALGVRIGWERSRVSHRLRRMEARGLVARERSATDGRATVAALTESGAAAVAAATPSHAALVKRLFFDGLPARLVAPLTEAMDAVHEQLVAEGSLPRPPGRQTRWA, from the coding sequence ATGGCAGGACCAGGGCAGGGACCAGGGCAGCGAGCCGGGCTCACCGCGGAGCAGGAGGCGGCGTGGTTCGCCTACATGCGCGTCGTGCTGCGGCTGGACTACGAGCTCAACCACCAGCTGAGCCGGGACCACGACCTGTCCCTGGCCGACTTCGACGTCCTCAACGCCCTGGCCGACTCGCCCGACGGCCGTCTCCAGGTCTCGGCCCTCGGCGTGCGGATCGGGTGGGAGCGGAGCCGGGTCTCGCACCGGCTGCGCCGGATGGAGGCGCGCGGCCTGGTGGCGCGGGAGCGGTCGGCGACGGACGGGCGGGCCACCGTGGCCGCGCTCACCGAGTCCGGGGCCGCTGCCGTTGCCGCCGCGACGCCGTCGCACGCCGCGCTGGTCAAGCGGCTGTTCTTCGACGGGCTGCCCGCCCGGCTGGTGGCCCCGCTGACCGAGGCGATGGACGCGGTCCACGAGCAGCTCGTGGCCGAGGGGTCGCTGCCCCGACCGCCGGGTCGCCAGACCCGGTGGGCTTGA
- a CDS encoding SRPBCC family protein: MSSTTTPGEILSSGFTAEISEVNPVTVEYSLTSHFDAPVARVREAWTTADQLAQWFGPSSREKATVDARPGGHWGLVFEMPDGAEMPLGGSYIEASDDTLVFTTGDPDNTAGDLASLCTVHLVADGDGTRQEFRQAGVHTDPAHAAGARDGWVTFFDQLADLVSARG, from the coding sequence ATGAGCAGCACCACCACGCCCGGCGAGATCCTCAGCAGCGGCTTCACCGCCGAGATCAGCGAGGTCAACCCGGTGACCGTCGAGTACTCCCTCACCAGCCACTTCGACGCCCCCGTCGCCCGCGTCCGCGAGGCCTGGACGACGGCCGACCAGCTCGCGCAGTGGTTCGGACCGTCCAGCCGGGAGAAGGCGACCGTGGACGCCCGCCCGGGCGGGCACTGGGGCCTGGTCTTCGAGATGCCCGACGGCGCGGAGATGCCGCTGGGTGGCTCGTACATCGAGGCGAGCGACGACACGCTGGTGTTCACCACCGGCGACCCGGACAACACCGCAGGCGACCTGGCCTCGCTGTGCACCGTCCACCTCGTCGCCGACGGCGACGGCACCCGGCAGGAGTTCCGGCAGGCCGGCGTGCACACCGACCCGGCGCACGCGGCCGGTGCCCGCGACGGCTGGGTCACCTTCTTCGACCAGCTGGCCGATCTGGTGAGCGCACGCGGCTGA
- a CDS encoding FAD-dependent monooxygenase produces MSDDGARAPRVLVTGASVAGPAAAYWLDRVGYDVTVLERSPEPRRGGQNIDVRGLAKDVLERMDLLEAVRDAGTGEVGTRFVDEDGGAVAEFPTDADTGDGPTAELEILRGELARLLRERCPDSVTWWYGDHVVALDQDDERVSVTLESGAEHAFDLLVVAEGPGSATRGLVMTGADEPELDRLGMYCAWATIPRTEDDDRWWRWLSVPGSRSVNLRPDNQGTTRAMLNFMTDEEGLADRTDEEQRADLERRFGDVGWETPRILAALGDADDLYVHDLTQVKCPTWSRGRVVLTGDAAWCVTPIGGFGTSLALIGAYVLAAELKHAASHTEAFERYDAWLRPLVDDVQDLPPGTPRIANPRSRLGVALFRAGTRLAASAPARALAARLSSDAEDERTLPEL; encoded by the coding sequence ATGAGCGACGACGGCGCCCGCGCCCCCCGCGTCCTGGTCACGGGAGCGAGCGTCGCGGGCCCCGCGGCGGCGTACTGGCTGGACCGCGTCGGCTACGACGTGACCGTCCTCGAGCGCTCGCCCGAGCCGCGCCGGGGCGGGCAGAACATCGACGTCCGTGGCCTGGCCAAGGACGTCCTCGAGCGCATGGACCTGCTCGAGGCGGTGCGCGACGCCGGCACGGGCGAGGTCGGGACCCGGTTCGTGGACGAGGACGGCGGTGCGGTCGCGGAGTTCCCCACCGACGCGGACACCGGCGACGGCCCGACCGCCGAGCTCGAGATCCTGCGCGGCGAGCTCGCCCGGCTCCTGCGCGAGCGGTGCCCGGACAGCGTCACCTGGTGGTACGGCGACCACGTCGTGGCGCTCGACCAGGACGACGAGCGCGTGAGCGTCACCCTGGAGAGCGGCGCCGAGCACGCCTTCGACCTCCTCGTCGTGGCCGAGGGGCCGGGCTCGGCCACCCGCGGCCTGGTCATGACCGGGGCGGACGAGCCCGAGCTCGACCGGCTCGGGATGTACTGCGCCTGGGCCACCATCCCGCGCACCGAGGACGACGACCGCTGGTGGCGCTGGCTCAGCGTCCCGGGCTCCCGCTCGGTCAACCTGCGCCCCGACAACCAGGGCACCACCCGCGCGATGCTCAACTTCATGACCGACGAGGAGGGCCTCGCCGACCGCACCGACGAGGAGCAGCGCGCGGACCTCGAGCGACGCTTCGGCGACGTCGGGTGGGAGACCCCGCGCATCCTCGCCGCCCTCGGCGACGCCGACGACCTCTACGTGCACGACCTCACCCAGGTGAAGTGCCCCACCTGGAGCCGGGGCCGCGTCGTCCTCACCGGCGACGCCGCCTGGTGCGTCACCCCGATCGGCGGCTTCGGCACCTCGCTCGCCCTCATCGGCGCCTACGTCCTCGCGGCCGAGCTCAAGCACGCGGCCTCGCACACCGAGGCCTTCGAGCGGTACGACGCGTGGCTGCGGCCCCTCGTCGACGACGTCCAGGACCTCCCGCCCGGCACGCCGCGCATCGCCAACCCGCGCTCGCGCCTCGGCGTCGCGCTCTTCCGCGCGGGCACCAGGTTGGCCGCCAGCGCACCGGCTCGCGCCCTCGCCGCCCGGCTGTCCAGCGATGCGGAGGACGAGCGCACGCTGCCGGAGCTCTGA
- a CDS encoding VOC family protein, translating to MTFWQLTVDANDPALLARFWSAALGYDGAPPTGGETWHAHYRSRLGDAPAFEDRLFDPEGHGPALWFQQVPETKAGKNRLHLDLYPTGRDDALPMARRVEIVEAEVDELVALGAAVLRRTRGDDPGDDFYYVVMTDPEGNEFCVS from the coding sequence GTGACCTTCTGGCAGCTCACCGTCGACGCGAACGACCCTGCTCTGCTGGCGCGGTTCTGGTCCGCCGCCCTGGGCTACGACGGCGCGCCGCCGACCGGCGGCGAGACCTGGCACGCGCACTACCGGTCGCGGCTGGGGGACGCACCGGCCTTCGAGGACCGGCTCTTCGACCCGGAGGGCCACGGACCGGCGCTCTGGTTCCAGCAGGTGCCCGAGACCAAGGCCGGGAAGAACCGCCTGCACCTCGACCTCTACCCCACGGGTCGCGACGACGCTCTGCCGATGGCCCGACGGGTGGAGATCGTGGAGGCGGAGGTCGACGAGCTGGTCGCACTGGGGGCCGCGGTCCTGCGCCGCACGCGAGGCGACGACCCGGGCGACGACTTCTACTACGTCGTGATGACCGACCCCGAGGGCAACGAGTTCTGCGTGAGCTGA
- a CDS encoding BTAD domain-containing putative transcriptional regulator, with protein sequence MISVLGTMQVHRGSTTESVDIGSPRHREVLAALVLDVGRVVSVDTLLDRVWGEGARGGTTANLHAVVSRLRSRLRDAGTGIEIATVPPGYRLDVPPRSVDAERFEALVEAARAACGRGELDAARRDVAQALGLWRGPAYADVGRPFAEAEAARLDGQRVAAVELGAEVDLAQGRHDEVLRRLPTLVEEQPLRESLRRLLMLALYRSGRQSDALAVYDDVRGRLAEELGLDPGPQLQELHQAILTQDEALLPGPAPAAPVTAAPPAPAVSAARWRSDVVPPSSALLGRERDVDYVRSLLESPTQRLVTLTGLGGVGKTRLAYAVAQAAQDDYRDGVVLVSLAPVGDPGSVLPELARALGLVGVEGQDVAAALVEHLRPRRLLLVLDNLEHLLPAAAPVARLVASCPDLRVLVTSRTALRVRSEVQYQVPPLPVPDPEESDAEALGRSAAVSLFLDRAAATSPGFDLDALAPEERAAVGAVCRRLAGLPLAIELAAARVRLLPPTMMLARLHEVLAAGGARDLPPRQRTMRSTLDWSHDLLSAEEQRLLRRLSVFVGGSTLDAVEAVAEDGPVLGVLEALVEHSLVLPDAEHPEVARFRVLEPIVQYADDLLVGPERLAARAAHRRHFRALAGTLEPAYRGPGTMAALAVTGREHANLVAAVESGLADGDADEAGWLAWDLWLYWWLSGSLVEGRRLITAALGAGLSDEVRVRLLAAHAAMAFAQGDLDPARESWAAAELLGERTGDTEGHAYGVAGRGLAALASGDLASAGAAFEESARLCEAAGAGRQWLWTLTQVWHGTVLLLQGETGRAAERVERAMGAARERADPLAVYVTLFTAAQVALAVDDPATAREHLEEGVRLSLETGDAANLAYFLESMGLVESLAGDHRRVAVLHGAAARLREAVGADVYGYYQPDEDQLREAVARSREALGETEHAAATEEGRRLTMPEAVTVALQRP encoded by the coding sequence GTGATCAGCGTGCTGGGGACCATGCAGGTCCACCGGGGGAGCACGACCGAGTCGGTGGACATCGGGTCGCCCCGCCACCGCGAGGTGCTCGCGGCGCTGGTCCTCGACGTGGGCCGTGTGGTGTCCGTCGACACGCTGCTGGACCGGGTGTGGGGCGAGGGTGCGCGCGGGGGGACGACGGCGAACCTGCACGCGGTGGTGTCCCGGCTGCGCTCGCGGCTGCGCGACGCCGGCACGGGGATCGAGATCGCGACGGTGCCGCCGGGCTACCGCCTGGACGTGCCGCCGCGCAGCGTGGACGCGGAGCGGTTCGAGGCCCTGGTCGAGGCCGCGCGCGCGGCGTGCGGGCGGGGCGAGCTGGACGCCGCGAGGCGCGACGTGGCGCAGGCCTTGGGGCTCTGGCGCGGCCCGGCGTACGCCGACGTGGGCCGGCCCTTCGCGGAGGCCGAGGCCGCGCGGCTGGACGGCCAGCGGGTGGCGGCGGTGGAGCTCGGCGCCGAGGTGGACCTGGCCCAGGGCCGGCACGACGAGGTGCTGCGCCGGCTGCCGACGCTGGTCGAGGAGCAGCCGCTGCGGGAGTCGCTGCGGCGGCTGCTGATGCTGGCGCTCTACCGCAGCGGCCGGCAGTCGGACGCGCTGGCGGTCTACGACGACGTGCGGGGCCGGCTGGCCGAGGAGCTCGGCCTCGACCCGGGGCCGCAGCTGCAGGAGCTGCACCAGGCGATCCTCACCCAGGACGAGGCCCTGCTGCCCGGCCCGGCCCCGGCGGCGCCGGTCACCGCCGCGCCGCCGGCGCCCGCGGTGAGCGCGGCGCGGTGGCGCTCGGACGTGGTCCCGCCCAGCAGCGCACTGCTGGGGCGCGAGCGCGACGTCGACTACGTGCGCTCGCTGCTGGAGAGCCCGACCCAGCGGCTGGTGACGCTGACCGGGCTGGGCGGGGTGGGCAAGACCCGGCTGGCGTACGCCGTCGCGCAGGCCGCGCAGGACGACTACCGCGACGGCGTGGTGCTGGTGTCGCTGGCGCCGGTCGGCGACCCGGGGTCGGTGCTGCCGGAGCTCGCGCGGGCGCTGGGCCTGGTGGGCGTGGAGGGCCAGGACGTGGCCGCGGCGCTGGTCGAGCACCTGCGGCCACGCCGGCTGCTGCTCGTGCTGGACAACCTCGAGCACCTGCTGCCGGCCGCGGCGCCGGTCGCGCGGCTGGTCGCGTCGTGCCCGGACCTGCGGGTGCTGGTGACCAGCCGCACGGCGCTGCGGGTGCGCAGCGAGGTGCAGTACCAGGTGCCCCCGCTCCCCGTGCCGGACCCCGAGGAGTCCGACGCCGAGGCGCTCGGGCGCTCGGCCGCGGTCTCGCTGTTCTTGGACCGGGCGGCCGCGACGTCGCCCGGCTTCGATCTCGACGCCCTGGCCCCGGAGGAGCGGGCCGCGGTCGGTGCGGTCTGCCGCCGGCTGGCCGGCCTGCCGCTGGCCATCGAGCTCGCCGCGGCGCGGGTCCGGCTGCTGCCGCCGACGATGATGCTCGCGCGGCTCCACGAGGTGCTCGCCGCGGGTGGCGCTCGGGACCTGCCGCCGCGCCAGCGCACGATGCGCTCGACCCTCGACTGGAGCCACGACCTGCTCTCGGCAGAGGAGCAGCGGCTGTTGCGGCGCCTGTCGGTGTTCGTCGGCGGCTCCACCCTCGACGCGGTCGAGGCGGTCGCGGAGGACGGCCCGGTGCTGGGCGTCCTCGAGGCGCTGGTCGAGCACTCACTGGTCCTGCCGGACGCCGAGCACCCCGAGGTGGCCCGGTTCCGGGTGCTCGAGCCGATCGTGCAGTACGCCGACGACCTGCTGGTCGGCCCCGAGCGGCTGGCCGCCCGCGCCGCGCACCGGCGCCACTTCCGCGCGCTGGCGGGGACCCTCGAGCCGGCGTACCGCGGCCCGGGCACGATGGCGGCGCTCGCGGTCACCGGGCGCGAGCACGCCAACCTGGTCGCCGCGGTCGAGAGCGGCCTGGCCGACGGCGACGCCGACGAGGCCGGGTGGCTGGCCTGGGACCTCTGGCTCTACTGGTGGCTCAGCGGCTCGCTGGTCGAGGGCCGCCGTCTCATCACCGCGGCCCTCGGGGCCGGGCTGTCCGACGAGGTGCGGGTGCGGCTGCTCGCGGCGCACGCCGCGATGGCCTTCGCGCAGGGCGACCTGGACCCCGCGCGGGAGTCCTGGGCGGCCGCGGAGCTCCTCGGCGAGCGCACGGGCGACACGGAGGGTCACGCCTACGGCGTGGCCGGGCGGGGCCTGGCCGCGCTCGCGTCGGGCGACCTCGCGAGCGCCGGCGCCGCCTTCGAGGAGTCCGCCCGGCTGTGCGAGGCCGCCGGTGCGGGACGGCAGTGGCTGTGGACGCTCACCCAGGTCTGGCACGGCACCGTGCTCCTGCTGCAGGGCGAGACCGGGCGCGCGGCCGAGCGGGTCGAGCGCGCGATGGGCGCGGCCCGCGAGCGCGCCGACCCGCTGGCGGTCTACGTCACGCTCTTCACCGCCGCCCAGGTCGCGCTCGCGGTCGACGACCCCGCCACGGCCCGCGAGCACCTCGAGGAGGGTGTGCGGCTCAGCCTGGAGACCGGGGACGCGGCCAACCTCGCCTACTTCCTGGAGAGCATGGGCCTGGTCGAGTCCCTGGCCGGCGACCACCGGCGGGTGGCGGTGCTGCACGGCGCCGCCGCGCGGCTGCGCGAGGCGGTGGGCGCCGACGTCTACGGCTACTACCAGCCCGACGAGGACCAGCTGCGCGAGGCGGTGGCCCGCTCGCGCGAGGCGCTCGGCGAGACCGAGCACGCCGCCGCCACCGAGGAGGGGCGCCGGCTGACGATGCCCGAGGCCGTCACGGTCGCCCTGCAGCGCCCCTAG
- a CDS encoding GNAT family N-acetyltransferase has protein sequence MHEMTPPWLPDGWTHPARAQLPTGHHLRPVRASDVDLDLPAVLGSRERLWSIYGAAWGWPPADLSHEQDRTDLARHEAETEAHESFNYALFDAAESALLGCVYVDPPERVGADAEISWWVVDALLGSDVERALDDFVPLWIAARWPLRRPRYVGRDVSWAAWLALPELGR, from the coding sequence ATGCACGAGATGACGCCTCCCTGGCTGCCCGACGGGTGGACCCACCCGGCCCGGGCGCAGCTGCCCACCGGCCACCACCTCCGACCCGTCCGCGCCAGTGACGTGGACCTCGACCTGCCCGCCGTCCTCGGCTCGCGCGAGCGGCTCTGGTCGATCTACGGCGCGGCCTGGGGCTGGCCGCCGGCCGACCTGTCGCACGAGCAGGACCGGACCGACCTGGCCCGGCACGAGGCCGAGACCGAGGCCCACGAGTCCTTCAACTACGCGCTGTTCGACGCCGCGGAGTCCGCCCTGCTCGGCTGCGTGTACGTCGACCCGCCCGAGCGCGTCGGCGCCGACGCCGAGATCTCCTGGTGGGTCGTCGACGCGCTCCTCGGCAGCGACGTCGAGCGCGCGCTCGACGACTTCGTGCCGCTGTGGATCGCCGCGCGCTGGCCGCTGCGGCGACCGCGGTACGTCGGGCGCGACGTCAGCTGGGCCGCGTGGCTCGCCCTGCCGGAGCTGGGCCGGTGA
- a CDS encoding FAD-dependent monooxygenase: MSGTSGTTVLVSGASIAGPALAHWLVRHGAEVTVVEAAPGLRPGGQAVDARGVAREVIARMGLDEAVRAVRTRALGALTVDAAGEVVETQRVEDDGGDGYVAEIEVLRGDLAQVLHDDTRDSVEYLFGDRIASLSQDADGVDVEFASGTRRRFSLVVGADGLHSSLRSMVFGPRSQYVRHLGMALAFFTVPNDFGVDGWLVDHQADGRWAGLRPVPDPTRAIAMVSFPAPTFDVDVRDVVAQKRLVREAMAGFGWETARILEHVDAAEDFYLDQVAQVVLPRWSSGRVGLIGDAAFCASPMSGGGTGMALVGAYVLAGELAAAGWDPEAGFAAYQERMQDHVDANQEIGRAHVDMLLAPAPDPDAPPPPEPDLAAFGALIERAVGGPELPDYA; the protein is encoded by the coding sequence ATGAGCGGGACGAGCGGGACCACGGTGCTGGTGTCCGGTGCGAGCATCGCGGGGCCGGCGCTGGCGCACTGGCTGGTGCGGCACGGCGCCGAGGTGACCGTGGTCGAGGCGGCGCCGGGGCTGCGGCCGGGCGGCCAGGCGGTCGACGCCCGCGGGGTGGCCCGGGAGGTGATCGCGCGGATGGGGCTCGACGAGGCGGTCCGGGCGGTGCGCACACGGGCGCTCGGGGCGCTGACCGTGGACGCGGCGGGGGAGGTGGTCGAGACCCAGCGCGTCGAGGACGACGGCGGGGACGGCTACGTCGCGGAGATCGAGGTGCTGCGCGGCGACCTGGCGCAGGTCCTGCACGACGACACGCGCGACTCGGTGGAGTACCTCTTCGGCGACCGGATCGCCTCGCTCAGCCAGGACGCCGACGGGGTGGACGTGGAGTTCGCCAGCGGCACCCGGCGACGGTTCTCCCTCGTCGTCGGCGCCGACGGGCTGCACTCGTCGCTGCGCTCGATGGTCTTCGGGCCGCGCTCGCAGTACGTGCGGCACCTCGGGATGGCGCTGGCCTTCTTCACCGTGCCCAACGACTTCGGGGTGGACGGCTGGCTGGTCGACCACCAGGCCGACGGCCGGTGGGCGGGGCTGCGTCCGGTGCCCGACCCGACGCGCGCCATCGCCATGGTGTCGTTCCCCGCCCCGACGTTCGACGTGGACGTGCGCGACGTGGTGGCCCAGAAGCGGCTGGTGCGTGAGGCGATGGCCGGCTTCGGCTGGGAGACCGCGCGGATCCTCGAGCACGTCGACGCGGCCGAGGACTTCTACCTCGACCAGGTCGCGCAGGTCGTGCTGCCGCGGTGGTCGTCGGGGCGGGTCGGCCTGATCGGCGACGCCGCCTTCTGCGCCTCCCCGATGTCCGGCGGCGGCACCGGCATGGCGCTGGTGGGCGCCTACGTGTTGGCCGGCGAGCTCGCGGCCGCGGGGTGGGACCCGGAGGCCGGCTTCGCGGCGTACCAGGAGCGGATGCAGGACCACGTCGACGCCAACCAGGAGATCGGCCGCGCGCACGTCGACATGCTGCTCGCCCCGGCGCCGGACCCCGACGCCCCGCCGCCGCCCGAGCCGGACCTGGCGGCCTTCGGCGCCCTGATCGAGCGGGCCGTGGGCGGACCGGAGCTGCCCGACTACGCCTGA
- a CDS encoding PadR family transcriptional regulator has translation MVAAEATAGRASDLLRGVLDLCVLALLHERPSHTYGLVERLREGGFTDVGYGAVYPLTTRLRRRGLLVEAEEASPTGPPRKVLSLTAAGEEALASWRAQWDRHVAVTDGLLVAALGEAGPRG, from the coding sequence ATGGTAGCGGCGGAGGCGACGGCGGGGCGGGCCTCGGACCTGCTGCGAGGGGTGCTCGACCTGTGCGTGCTGGCCCTGCTGCACGAGCGGCCGAGCCACACCTACGGCCTGGTCGAGCGGCTGCGGGAGGGCGGGTTCACCGACGTCGGGTACGGCGCGGTCTACCCGCTCACCACCCGGCTGCGGCGCCGGGGCCTGCTGGTCGAGGCGGAGGAGGCGAGCCCGACCGGACCGCCGCGCAAGGTGCTGTCGCTGACCGCGGCGGGCGAGGAGGCGCTCGCGTCCTGGCGGGCGCAGTGGGACCGGCACGTGGCGGTGACCGACGGCCTGCTGGTCGCGGCGCTGGGCGAGGCGGGCCCCCGTGGCTGA